The Coregonus clupeaformis isolate EN_2021a chromosome 13, ASM2061545v1, whole genome shotgun sequence genome includes a region encoding these proteins:
- the LOC121579795 gene encoding collagenase 3, which translates to MKTFILCLLLVNLAIVVYSLPISPPTEEDEVLAETYLKRFFNLTEETGPTARRGPSQRSRKVSEMQTFFGLQVTGTLDAETVTMMKKPRCGVPDVQPSRFTTFDNRKWQTNQVTYRIENYTPDMSVAEVDNSIERALQVWAKVSPLRFTRIYSGTADIMISFGTRNHGDSYPFDGPDGTLAHAFSPGPDIEGDAHFDDDEYFTFSSTRGYNLFLVAAHELGHSLGLSHSNDPGALMYPVYSYTDPSTFSLPRDDVNGIQYIYGPNPDVNPNPDKPDPTPPSTPDACDPTLVLDAVTTLRGEKMFFKGRFFWRSYSQSSTPQQNLIKTFWPGLPDNINAAYESQLSDRVFLFKDRQVWALSGYDIVPGYPKNLNSLGLPSTVKKVDAALYDVDSRKSLFFVGDYYYSYDEEMKRMDKGFPKRVDEGFPGMTSKVTAAFQVRSFTYLYSGSYVFEYSMRTRRQLRVLGNSYFLPC; encoded by the exons ATGAAGACTTTCATTCTGTGCTTACTACTAGTCAACCTGGCAATAGTGGTTTACTCTTTGCCAATATCGCCGCCTACTGAAGAAGATGAAGTTCTTGCAGAG ACGTACCTGAAGAGATTTTTTAACCTGACAGAGGAGACGGGTCCTACGGCCAGACGGGGGCCCAGCCAGCGGAGCAGGAAGGTCAGCGAGATGCAAACGTTCTTTGGCCTCCAGGTGACAGGCACCTTGGACGCTGAGACCGTGACGATGATGAAGAAGCCACGCTGTGGCGTACCTGATGTCCAACCCAGCCGCTTCACCACCTTCGACAATCGCAAGTGGCAGACCAACCAGGTTACCTACAG GATTGAGAACTACACCCCTGACATGTCTGTGGCTGAGGTGGACAACTCCATAGAGAGAGCACTACAGGTGTGGGCCAAGGTCTCCCCCCTGAGGTTCACCCGCATCTACAGCGGCACCGCTGACATCATGATCTCCTTCGGCACCAGAA ATCATGGTGATTCTTACCCCTTCGATGGCCCGGATGGCACCCTGGCCCATGCCTTCTCGCCTGGTCCTGACATTGAAGGAGATGCTCATTTTGACGATGACGAGTACTTCACCTTCAGCTCAACCAGAG GGTACAACCTGTTCTTGGTGGCTGCACATGAGCTTGGCCATTCCCTCGGTCTCAGCCACTCCAACGACCCTGGAGCACTAATGTACCCAGTGTACAGCTACACAGACCCCAGCACCTTCTCTCTGCCTCGCGATGACGTCAACGGTATCCAGTACATCTATG GTCCAAACCCAGATGTGAACCCCAACCCAGACAAGCCAGATCCTACACCCCCTTCCACCCCTGATGCCTGTGATCCCACCCTGGTTCTGGATGCTGTCACCACTCTGCGTGGGGAGAAGATGTTCTTCAAGGGCAG GTTCTTCTGGCGTAGCTACTCTCAGAGCAgcacaccacagcagaacctcaTCAAGACCTTCTGGCCCGGACTCCCCGACAACATCAATGCTGCTTACGAGAGCCAGCTATCTGACAGAGTGTTCCTCTTCAAAG aTCGTCAGGTCTGGGCTCTCTCCGGCTATGACATCGTCCCCGGCTATCCCAAAAACCTGAACAGCTTGGGTCTGCCCAGTACCGTGAAAAAAGTAGATGCCGCCCTGTACGATGTAGATTCTCGCAAGAGCTTGTTCTTTGTTGGTGACTACTACTACAG TTACGATGAGGAAATGAAAAGGATGGACAAAGGTTTCCCCAAGCGTGTGGATGAAGGGTTCCCAGGCATGACAAGCAAAGTGACTGCAGCCTTCCAAGTCCGAA GCTTCACCTACCTTTATAGTGGCTCCTACGTGTTTGAGTACAGCATGAGGACCAGGAGACAGTTACGCGTGCTAGGAAACAGCTACTTCCTGCCCTGTTAG